From Capricornis sumatraensis isolate serow.1 chromosome 19, serow.2, whole genome shotgun sequence:
TAAAGTTACATTGATGTCTCTTTCTGCTACCACCCAACCGCAACCAGTCCATACAAAACTCCCGCCAAGAGAGAAACCACACCAACGCCAGGCCCACAGCCGTCTCTCTGGACCTACCCACTCCTCATCCGCTGCACCATCCCCCTGCTCTCGAGTCTCGCTTGCAGCCGCCTCCGAAGACTTCTGGGCCATGATGTTGTCTGTCCAGGATGTTCCCGTCTTCCCATCACCAGCGAAATTACACTTGGTCACTGTTCCAGCCTCGAGTTTGGCTAATGAATCTGAAAGAAGTTCACAATTCCCTCAgactcccttcctttccctgagAATTCCCTCACACTGTCTGGCCTCTCTCCACGTGGTGGAAACCTGGTGGGGCCCGGCCCTTCTGCTGGGCTCCTCTAGGCCTGAGTGTGCTCAGGGAGCCCCTGGAGGGGACCCCAGATAGGAGAGGCCACCCACAGGAACCAGAGGATTGAGCAGCACCCCAGGATCCAGAACGTCCAGGCTGTTGCCCCCAGGCCACTTGTCCAGGGAACTGAGAAATCAATCTCAAGGGGTCATGTCTGCAGGGAGGCCAGACCTGACCTGCTCCGTGAGCCCTAAGCAGGAGGGGTAGGGGGCCCTCAGACAGGAAGGCAGGAGCCCCCCCACAGGCCATACAGGGACATCAGGCCACAGTGAGGGCTGCACTGCTCACCCAGGAAGGGGCCGTCGCCTCGAGTTTTCAGCCGTACCCCAGCCCCGAGCTCGAGCTCCATGGCTTCCATCTCTGACTCAGGCATCCAGAAGGCCACTGTCTCAGCGGGGGTGAGGCTCTCTGTCAGCGCAAGCAGCTCCGGCTTATTCACCAGCCCCTTCAGCGCCTCGGGCGTCAGTCTGTCCGAGTCACCCTTGGCTTCCACCTCTGCAGTGTAAATGTGAAGTGTGCAATAAATGCTCTCTGCCAGCTGTCCCTGTGGGCTTCCACCAGCACGAGGTGGTCATTACCAGAGTAACAGCAAGCACTCTGGGAGGGCTCTTTAGAagccagctgagggctgactgttGTACCTGCTCACACACACCCGCGCTCCCATCCTGCCCCTGCTCATCTAGGAGCACATGCAGAGGATTATGGGTaagggctctggagccaggctgcctggtgTACATCTGCTTTACATGCTGTGTGACCACAGGCAAGttacttaccctctctgtgcctgaCAAACAGGGTGAAACGCGGTACCTACCCAACGGGACTGACATGAGGTGTAAAAGAGCTAGTGTACATAAAGTGCTTAGCATGAGGCCGAGCACACAGCAAACCCTCAGCAGGCGTCAGTATTTTTACTATCTctatttacaaatgagaaagctagggcttagagaggttaagtgatttgcccaaggttacacagctagtCGGCGGAGGAGGCAGGATTCAAGCCCTTCACACAATGCTGCCTTCCCAGGGACCAGGCAGAGGTCTCCCCGGGCTGGGATGGGGTCTGCTGGAACCAGCAGCAAATCTGGATGGTCCTCAGATTCTCTACTGGGCTGCTTATCCTGGCCTGGGCAGAGCACAGGGGCTCAGCCAGGGTTCCAACAGCCTCTCACCGCCTACCCTGGAAATCCCAAATCTGCTGATCTcagcttgggggtggggagaatgaCTCCACCAGACTGCAGGAGACAAGAAGCGCTGGGAAGGCAGCAGGCCCTCAGCACGGAGGCGGGGCACTGGGGACCCTCTGAGTGAACGGAGGGCAGGAAGAGTCCAGCCAGATGTCCCCCAGACCAGACACGGACTTCAATCATGCTGAGAAGACACTTTGGGgtgcctaagagacctctggaggCAAAGGAAGGCCACAGTGTAGGACGGCCCCGGGGCAGGAAGGGCAGGGGGTACCTACTGTAAGAGGACATGAGGAAGCCTGTGTTCACCTTCCTGGTGGCGCTGAAGTTGGGCTCAATTTCATTTCCCTTGGGGTCAAACTTTCGGCGATGGATGCGACTGGGCCGGATATACAGCACGTAGTAGCGCTCCTGGGGCCAAGCAGAGAGAGTGAGGGGCTGTTCACTCCCTTCACCCCACAACGCACACACTCCCCACGTGCTCCGGCTGCAGCCCCCCAGCCTCACTCTCTACTCTAGAATCCCACCTTGGCTCCAAAAGATATTCAAGCTGCCCAGAGGGCCCCCAACTCCcaataatcattcattcattcacatgttGAGTAGAGCATGGGCCACACATGATGAACCATGGCCACACGTCCGTGAGAGGGCAGGCTCAGAGCCCAACCCCACGGCCTCCACGTGGTCAGAGCCAGAAAGAACAGGAAACCATAACCCAAGGACCCCAAATACCACGAAGCAGGAGTAGTAGCTGCCGAGATGCCACAAAAAGGGCACCGAGATGGAGTTCTGAGTGAGGGCTGCCACTGTTCCCCTTCCAACAAACGTGGGTCCTGCAGCATGTGACgcttagcctcagtttcccctgttGCCTGGAGACAACGTGAGGTCTACTTTCAGGCACGTTGTAAGGGTTCAAGAGGTAACAAAGGAGCAAGCACCGTGTAAACGTGAAGTGTGCAATACGTGCTATCTGCCAGCTGTCCTAATCAAAACAGGAGActacgttgtaaatcaactatacatcaagaaaattttaaataaacactaTGATCCAAAACAAAAACTAGAGACTGAAGAAGAGGAAACCACCACCTGGGACAAACAGGGAGGGCAAGTTCTCATAGTGTGGAGAAACCTGCAACTGTGCGAGTAAGGGTATAGGAAGGATTTTAAAGGCCTGGACAGGCACATAAGACAAAAGCCAAGGTCCCATGTGGACGTCTGAACAGCGGAGGGGCCTTGGAAGCCTCATGGGAGTCTGAGCTGCGGAAGCACGTGGGGGATGATATAAGACAGGCCTTGAGTTGGCATCTGGAGTTTGGGTTTTACATGGCAGACCAGAGGGAATCCTGAAAGGTTTCTGAACAGCACCTAGACTATGACAGGTGTCTTTCAGGAGACCAGCAGGCTGCAGGGCAGGGATGGGCGCTGGGTGCAgccagaaggcaggagaaggggcgcAAGGTTTAATCAGGACAGGGTGAGTTCCTAAGGGCCCATGTGGGGACATGGAAGGGGAGGTGTGACATGGTCAAGGTAGGAAACCTGTAGGACCAAGCATTATCCACTTgggggagggctggaggagacTGGAGGCTTGCAGGCTGGTGGTTGGGGGCATATAGTGATTGTTATTAGGAACGAGGAGGTTTGGAGAGGGGCTGGAGAACACCCTGCCTGCAGAGGACAGCCGGGGCAGTCCAACCCCACATCAGCTCCTGCTGGGCTCTGCTGGGCAGGCTGGCTGGGGTTACGGACTGGGGTGCTCACTCTGCTGATCCGTGTGCTAAGGAAGCGAGGGCGAAGCAAAGCATCTCCTGGCCTGAAACTAGTGCTGAGCTGGAAGCTGAGGTTCACAAGGGGTCTGGGTGAGAAACTGGCTCCAAGTAGCCACAGGACTCTGGAACTTGCTGAGCTCAGTTCTAGAGATCAAGGAGATAAGTTGGTCAGTACATCTGGGGTTATTTGGAAGGGGGGGGGGGCGTACAGATTCagaacttgttgttcagttgctatattatgtctgactctttgcaaccccatggactgcaacacgccaggcttccctgtcattcaccatctcccagagtttgtccattgagtcggtgatactatctaatcatctcatcctgtcacccccttgtACTCCTGCCCTCagtacttcccagcatcagggtcttttccagtgagttggctctttgcatcaggtagccaaagtaatggagcttcagcttgaacatcagtccttccagtgaatattcagggttgatttcctttagggttgactggtttgatctccttgcagtccaagggaccctcaagagtcttctctagcaccacaatttgaaaacatcaattcttcagcactcagccttctttaagatccaactctcacatccatacacgactactggaaaaaccatagctttgacgatgcggacctttgtcggcatagtgatgtctctgctttttaatatgctgtctacgtttgtcatagcttttctttcaaaaagcTTTTCAGAACTCGTGCTCAGGAAAGAAACCCTTGCTAGTAGGGGATGGTGAATGCCAGCCAGGTGTGTCCATGGACGTCTGAGATGGGGGGCAATAAAGGGTGTGACACTAGGAGGCTGAGAGGACAAGAAGAGAAGGGCATGGACATGGGAGCTGAAGCCTCAGGTGGTATCCACAAGGTAGACTTCACATTCAAGCTggaaacaaaggcccagcacacagcaaccctcctcccacctcaggGTTCCACACTCATGCACACGCCAATGTCCAGGTCCACACTGGTGACCTGCTTTATAAAAATCCAGCATTCCAAAACACTCAGCCACACAGGGATATTAAAAGATGAGCAACGGAATTCCCTGaaggtacagtggttaggactccgtacttccactgcagggaacccgggtttgatccctggttggggaactaagatccctgcaAAACGAGCTATAcgtggacagaaaaaaaaaaaggatgagaaaGCCCTGCTAAGATATTCACTACTCTGCAGATGAAGTTGCTTCAGGGCTCCTTCTGAAAGCAGACTCCAATagtacatttaaagtaattcaaCTCCAAACAACTCAAGGTACACATGATTTCCCAGCCACACAGCTGGTACCCCAAAGGGGAAGGTCACTGTTGACCTCGCACCCATAGAGGTAGGTAACTTTGCTCTGACCTTGTTCATCAGCTCCAGAAGCAGTGGGAACCACCAGACCAGAGGAGCGGGGCCAGGCCCTCGCCCACAGCCACTCATCCTGCCTACCCAGAGAAGTTCCCGGCATTCTAGCTCTGTTCCATCGGGAGACAGGACCTCTTCAGAGGGCCTTCCAGCCCACTCAGAACCCACAGCTTGAGTCCTGAACCACTGACCTCACCCCATTCTGCTCTCAGCCCTCCCAGTCCTGGCCCCAAACACACCCCTTGGTTTAGGGCCTGGTCTGTCTTCTCATCAAGAACCcagtccccaccccccaccctggtcTGTCTGCCACCCAACACAGCCCTACTGATCCCTTCCATCCGTGGCCCCTTTTGGTTGCCAATCTCCCAGCCAACCCTCTACCTGCCCTGTGAGCCTCACAAGGAAACAGCTGGACCCCAAGTCTTGGCACTGGCAGAGTCAAGCAGAGGGAGATACCCTGGTGGGTGGGAACCCTGAAGCCAGTGCCCTGAGGGGGCCCCCTGGGAAACATCCTCACCTTCCTGCCGTGGGCATCCGAGATGCTGTGCCGGGATACGTCGAGTAATTCTCCCTCCAGCAGGACGCCATCTCccctgagggagagagagaatgagggcGTCACTGGCTCTGTCGTCCTCAGGAAAGAGCCACAAGTCCAGTGGCCCCACCTGCAGGGCGTTACTGTGACCAGAGCCTCAGTCTTCACATCCGCCAAATGAGAACAACCACCTCACTTGCTTCTATGGGGGTGACATACGACTACCTACCCGAAGGTGCTTTGTAAACTATTAAgcgtttaaaaatataaagaactttaCTTTTTCGCGTAACCAAATTTGGGGGTGGGGTTCTAAGGTCTAAGCTGCTATAAAGTATCCTCCCTTTTCACCTGTTTTAAAGCACTTTCATATTTCTGTTCTCATTCTTATCCATTTTTAGAATGGAGAAACCCAGACTCAGAAGTTTCCTGAGAAGCCCAAGGTCACAGGGTCCCTCACTGAGTGGAACTGGACCCTCCCTTCCCAATTCCAGTTTTCATAAAAGCAGAACCTAGGGACTTCCACCTTCGGAACTATGGAAATGGAAGAGGGGTGGGGGCAACTGAAGGGATGGGAATGAAATGAAACCTCCCTGGACCTTACCTGTCCCTACCCACCCCCGTTAAGCCCTTCATTCTTTGGTGGTGGttggttgttcagtagctaaagtcgtgtccgacctttggcgaccccatggactgcagcgcgccaggcttccctgtccttcaccgtctcccggagtttgctcagactccttTCTTTAGGTTTTGTCATTGCAAATGGAATGGTCCATTCGTTCTCATAACCTCCGGGTCCATAATGGCAGGGCTGGGCCCTCCCGATCCAACAGGCCACCGGGCAGGCCTTGCGCTCCCGCAACCCTTCCAGGCCGACTCCCACCCGCTATCCCCGTCCCTGCAGAACACTGTCCTTCTGGAGCTGTGCAAAGGCCTGAAGACAAGGCAAGGGCAA
This genomic window contains:
- the ARPIN gene encoding arpin yields the protein MSRIYHDSALRNKAVRSARLPGAWDPAAHQRGDGVLLEGELLDVSRHSISDAHGRKERYYVLYIRPSRIHRRKFDPKGNEIEPNFSATRKVNTGFLMSSYKVEAKGDSDRLTPEALKGLVNKPELLALTESLTPAETVAFWMPESEMEAMELELGAGVRLKTRGDGPFLDSLAKLEAGTVTKCNFAGDGKTGTSWTDNIMAQKSSEAAASETREQGDGAADEEWDD